The Pandoraea apista genomic interval GCCCGCGCCATTTCTCGTAGTGGCGGTGGATGCGGTTCGCAGGTTCGTTTTTTCTACCGCACGGCGCGCAGCCCGCCTCGCGATGTTGCTCTCGTCACAAAGTCCGTGACGTCCTTGAGAACATCGTCGCAGCGTCCGGCGCTGTTGCCGCCCGGTCAAGCGCTTATCTATGGATTCACTCCGTGTCTACAACTCGCTAGCGCGAGACAAACAGCCGTTCGTACCCCTCGTTCCCGGCGAAGTCCGCATGTATGTCTGCGGTATGACGGTGTATGACTACTGTCACATCGGGCATGCGCGCGTGATGGTGGTTTTCGACATGGTGCAGCGTTGGCTGCGTACGCTTGGGTACCAGGTGACCTACGTGCGCAACATTACCGATATCGACGACAAGATCATCAAGCGCGCCGTCGAGAACGGCGAGACGATGCGCGAGCTGACGACGCGTTTCATCGCGGCAATGCACGAGGATGCCGACGCACTCGGCGTGCAGCGCCCCGATCACGAGCCGCGCGCGACCGACTTCATTCCGCAGATGGTCGACATGATCGGCACGTTGCAACGCAACGGTTACGCCTATCAGGCAGACGACGGCGACGTGAACTACGCTGTGCGCAAGTTCTCCGGTTACGGCCAGCTCTCGGGCAAGTCCATCGAGGATTTGCGCGCCGGCGAGCGCGTTGCCGCCAATACCGCGAAGCAGGACCCGCTCGATTTCGTGTTGTGGAAGCGCGCCAAAGAGACCGAGCCTGAGGAATCGAAGTGGGCCTCGCCCTGGGGCGCAGGCCGTCCGGGCTGGCATATCGAGTGCTCGGCGATGAGCTGCCAGTTGCTCGGGAATCACTTCGATATTCACGGCGGCGGGGCCGACCTGCAATTTCCTCATCACGAGAACGAGATTGCGCAAAGCGAAGGCGCCACGGGCGAGACGTTCGTGAATTACTGGATGCACAACGGCTTCGTGCGCGTGGACAACGAGAAGATGTCCAAGTCGCTCGGCAACTTCTTCACGATTCGTGAAGTGCTGGCGAAGTTCGATGCGGAAGTTGTGCGCTTTTTCATTTTGCGTGCCCAATACCGCAGCCCGCTCAACTACAGCGATGCGCATCTGGATGACGCGCGCGGCGGTCTCACACGCCTGTACACGGCGCTCAAGGACGCGGTGGGCGATGGTGCGCCGCTCGACTGGAACGAACCGTACGCGCAGCGCTTTGCTGCCGCAATGAACGACGACTTCAATACGCCGGTGGCGATTGCCGTGTTGTTCGAACTCGCCGGTGAGATCAACAAGCAGCGCGATCCGGTGCTCGTGCGCCAGTTGCAGGGGCTTGCCGGGACGCTTGGCTTGCTCGGGCGCGATCCGC includes:
- the cysS gene encoding cysteine--tRNA ligase, with translation MDSLRVYNSLARDKQPFVPLVPGEVRMYVCGMTVYDYCHIGHARVMVVFDMVQRWLRTLGYQVTYVRNITDIDDKIIKRAVENGETMRELTTRFIAAMHEDADALGVQRPDHEPRATDFIPQMVDMIGTLQRNGYAYQADDGDVNYAVRKFSGYGQLSGKSIEDLRAGERVAANTAKQDPLDFVLWKRAKETEPEESKWASPWGAGRPGWHIECSAMSCQLLGNHFDIHGGGADLQFPHHENEIAQSEGATGETFVNYWMHNGFVRVDNEKMSKSLGNFFTIREVLAKFDAEVVRFFILRAQYRSPLNYSDAHLDDARGGLTRLYTALKDAVGDGAPLDWNEPYAQRFAAAMNDDFNTPVAIAVLFELAGEINKQRDPVLVRQLQGLAGTLGLLGRDPQSFLQGAMGGDEGGDSDALRISVEARIEARAQAKRERNFAEADRIRAELLAEGIVLEDRPGGATEWRRA